The following proteins come from a genomic window of Burkholderia stabilis:
- a CDS encoding LPO_1073/Vpar_1526 family protein, whose product MGMLGNEQNQQGGDNAVNAQAGRDVIVQGITYADARQIAVDVYRSNALEMQGLAKQVASERAEHLIDQFLQKMQATGAPNVSEAANPDFQHTLFEAQKAFARAGDDATEGVLVDLLVRRATENSRNIRQVVLNEAVTAVARLTPQQIDLLSLVFLLRHCSVPGMMSRKHLMGPLLIAAHFNTAIPESDSVCSYLVYAGVAQHTLTPTSLQALLRSEYPGLLSRGFEKSLFDTLIAAEPAVEKMLIPSEFNRELVQVRGHNEIAMNSLCEQLGISEHARFNLARKLEERPLGDNEIEAIFAIGEAMKTLFRTWNTSPVQHYVLTSVGQTIGHANAVRRHLLNADLGVWIK is encoded by the coding sequence ATGGGAATGCTCGGTAATGAACAAAATCAGCAGGGCGGGGATAACGCAGTAAATGCTCAGGCGGGGCGAGACGTCATCGTTCAGGGCATCACCTATGCTGATGCACGGCAAATTGCAGTCGACGTGTATCGCTCCAATGCGCTAGAGATGCAAGGGTTGGCGAAACAGGTGGCCAGTGAACGCGCCGAACATTTGATCGACCAATTTCTCCAGAAGATGCAGGCGACGGGAGCGCCGAACGTCTCCGAGGCTGCGAACCCCGATTTCCAGCACACGTTATTCGAGGCCCAGAAAGCGTTTGCACGCGCAGGAGACGACGCGACAGAGGGCGTATTGGTCGACCTACTCGTCCGGCGAGCTACAGAGAACTCCCGGAACATACGTCAAGTTGTTTTAAACGAGGCCGTCACTGCTGTCGCTCGACTGACGCCACAACAGATTGACCTGCTTTCTCTTGTTTTTCTCCTGCGGCACTGTTCCGTCCCCGGGATGATGTCAAGAAAGCACTTAATGGGGCCGCTTCTCATCGCTGCTCATTTCAATACGGCAATACCGGAAAGTGACAGTGTCTGCTCGTATCTCGTATATGCTGGTGTCGCGCAGCATACGTTGACACCGACCAGCCTGCAAGCGCTCTTAAGAAGCGAGTACCCGGGCCTGCTTTCGCGCGGATTCGAGAAATCTCTTTTCGACACTCTGATTGCGGCCGAGCCGGCGGTCGAAAAGATGCTAATTCCCTCAGAATTCAACCGTGAGCTCGTGCAGGTGCGAGGGCACAATGAAATCGCAATGAACAGTTTGTGCGAACAGCTTGGCATCTCCGAACATGCCCGCTTCAATCTAGCGCGAAAGCTAGAGGAACGTCCGCTGGGTGACAACGAAATCGAAGCCATCTTCGCCATTGGCGAAGCGATGAAGACCCTATTTCGAACCTGGAATACCTCGCCAGTGCAGCACTATGTCCTCACGTCGGTAGGACAGACGATTGGGCACGCAAACGCAGTCAGGCGCCACCTTCTGAATGCCGATCTCGGCGTGTGGATTAAATAA
- a CDS encoding tyrosine-type recombinase/integrase, translating to MPILHSNRKLPHMSRATINRAIDYMVPDNPEPITGHDFRATASTNLHEMGWKDEVVEMQLSHKDKDKTRSTYNHAKYLPERREMIQAWANWLDDIEREALSDCDAAFPSVSNR from the coding sequence TTGCCGATTCTTCACAGCAATCGAAAGCTGCCACACATGAGTCGAGCGACGATCAACCGGGCGATCGATTACATGGTCCCCGATAACCCCGAACCGATAACTGGTCATGACTTTCGGGCCACTGCATCGACAAACCTTCATGAGATGGGGTGGAAAGACGAAGTCGTTGAGATGCAGTTATCTCACAAAGACAAGGACAAGACTCGCTCGACTTACAATCATGCCAAATACTTGCCAGAGCGTCGTGAGATGATACAAGCTTGGGCAAATTGGCTCGACGACATAGAAAGAGAGGCGCTCTCAGACTGCGATGCTGCATTTCCATCTGTCAGCAACCGATGA
- the istA gene encoding IS21 family transposase codes for MFEYRQVLVRMRQGDSDRDIARGGLMGRKKLTTVRREAEARSWLDPVQPLPDDATIAGVFGRTPHLPHTCVSTVEPYREQVREWLAAGVQGTTIHAALQRNHGYAGSYCAVKRMLRHLAAERSVATTTILDFAPADAAQVDFGAGPVLTVEGIAVRTWIFVMTLCWSRHQYAEIVLDQTVETWLASHRRAFEWFGGCPDRVIIDNAKCAIIRACRYEPAVQRSYAALAEGYGFRIDACPPHDPQKKGVVESGVKYVKKSFVPLREFRDLADANRQLREWVMQQAGTRIHGTVHERPLTRFGVERPLLAALPDVPPVLSVWKEVAVHRDGHVVYKHALYSAPFTLVGKSLWLKATDTVIQLFHRHELVATHPRQRAGGRHTVRDHQPPEAQAWLEHDPQWCLARAKEIGPSCHGVILALFNDKVLVNLRGAQGIIRLRQKVGDQRLEAACERALAFSSAKYSTIKGILDKGLDSEPVPRPASAPTGAYQNGGRFGRDLQSLLIH; via the coding sequence TTGTTTGAATACCGCCAAGTCCTTGTCCGCATGCGGCAAGGCGATTCTGACCGCGACATCGCGCGCGGCGGTTTGATGGGGCGCAAGAAGCTGACGACCGTGCGCCGCGAGGCTGAAGCGCGTAGTTGGCTGGATCCGGTGCAGCCGCTGCCGGACGACGCTACGATCGCGGGTGTCTTCGGGCGCACGCCGCACCTGCCGCACACCTGTGTGTCGACGGTTGAGCCATATCGCGAACAGGTCCGCGAATGGCTTGCCGCCGGCGTTCAGGGCACCACGATCCATGCCGCCCTTCAACGCAATCATGGCTACGCCGGCAGCTATTGTGCCGTGAAGCGCATGCTGCGCCATCTGGCTGCCGAGCGCAGCGTGGCCACCACAACGATCCTCGACTTCGCACCGGCCGACGCCGCGCAGGTCGACTTCGGCGCGGGACCCGTGCTGACGGTCGAGGGCATTGCGGTCCGGACGTGGATCTTCGTGATGACGTTGTGCTGGTCGCGCCACCAGTATGCCGAGATCGTGCTGGACCAGACCGTCGAGACGTGGCTCGCCAGCCACCGGCGCGCCTTCGAATGGTTCGGCGGCTGTCCCGACCGGGTCATCATCGATAACGCGAAGTGCGCGATCATCCGGGCGTGTCGATACGAGCCGGCGGTGCAACGCTCGTACGCCGCGCTTGCCGAGGGATATGGATTCCGGATCGACGCCTGTCCGCCGCACGATCCCCAGAAGAAGGGCGTCGTCGAATCGGGCGTCAAATACGTCAAGAAGTCCTTCGTGCCGCTGCGCGAGTTCCGGGATCTGGCCGACGCCAACCGGCAACTGCGCGAATGGGTGATGCAGCAGGCCGGCACTCGTATCCACGGCACCGTCCACGAACGGCCGCTGACGCGCTTCGGCGTCGAGCGCCCGTTGCTCGCTGCATTGCCGGACGTGCCGCCGGTACTGTCGGTCTGGAAGGAGGTGGCGGTCCATCGCGACGGCCACGTCGTCTACAAGCACGCGCTGTACTCTGCACCGTTCACGCTCGTCGGCAAGTCGCTCTGGCTGAAGGCGACCGATACGGTCATCCAGCTGTTCCATCGGCATGAACTCGTCGCAACCCATCCGCGGCAGCGGGCCGGCGGTCGCCACACGGTGCGAGATCACCAGCCGCCCGAAGCGCAGGCCTGGCTCGAGCACGATCCGCAGTGGTGTCTGGCGCGCGCGAAGGAGATCGGGCCGTCGTGCCACGGCGTGATCCTCGCGCTGTTCAACGACAAGGTGCTCGTCAACCTGCGCGGCGCGCAGGGGATCATCCGGCTGCGACAGAAAGTCGGCGATCAGAGGCTGGAAGCAGCCTGCGAGCGTGCGCTCGCGTTCAGCAGCGCGAAGTACAGCACCATCAAGGGCATCCTCGACAAAGGCCTGGACAGCGAACCGGTGCCGCGTCCCGCGTCGGCCCCGACTGGCGCTTACCAGAACGGCGGCCGCTTCGGCCGTGATCTCCAATCCCTGCTGATCCACTGA
- the istB gene encoding IS21-like element ISBmu1 family helper ATPase IstB — protein sequence MNPSPELNSILKQLRLSGILDSLEQRNRQAIDGQLAYTEFLAMLLHDEVARREHKKLGTRLLRAGFAMGKTLETFDFDRLPTLNRSHVHDLATGRYLDEKVAILIAGPTGTGKSHLAQALGHCAARQGRDVLFISQTELLKRLNAARATGAYDRKFQQYARVPLLIVDDFALKPLRTPQDEDFHDLVAARYEHAATILTSNLDFGEWGAAFPDNRILGTATLDRLRHGAYRLVLEGDSYRTPKPMPDPPQNAVAKNGKKPQP from the coding sequence ATGAACCCGAGTCCCGAATTGAATTCCATCCTCAAACAGCTGCGCCTGTCCGGCATCCTCGACTCGCTTGAGCAGCGCAACCGTCAGGCGATCGACGGGCAGCTCGCCTATACCGAGTTCCTTGCCATGCTGCTGCACGACGAGGTTGCCCGTCGCGAACACAAGAAGCTCGGCACCCGTCTGCTGCGCGCCGGCTTCGCGATGGGCAAGACGCTCGAGACGTTCGACTTCGACCGGCTGCCTACGTTGAACCGCTCACACGTTCATGATCTCGCGACAGGCCGGTATCTCGACGAGAAGGTCGCGATCCTGATCGCCGGTCCAACCGGCACCGGCAAAAGCCACTTGGCCCAGGCGCTGGGCCACTGCGCCGCCCGCCAAGGCCGCGATGTGCTGTTCATCTCGCAGACCGAGCTGCTCAAGCGATTGAACGCCGCGCGCGCCACCGGCGCCTATGACCGCAAGTTCCAGCAGTACGCCCGGGTGCCGCTGCTGATCGTCGATGACTTCGCGCTCAAACCGCTACGTACCCCGCAGGACGAGGACTTCCACGATCTCGTCGCGGCCCGCTACGAGCACGCGGCGACCATCCTGACGTCGAATCTCGACTTCGGTGAATGGGGCGCCGCGTTCCCCGACAACCGCATCCTCGGCACCGCCACACTCGACCGACTACGCCACGGCGCCTACCGGCTCGTCCTCGAGGGCGACAGTTACCGCACCCCGAAACCGATGCCAGATCCCCCTCAAAATGCAGTTGCCAAAAACGGCAAAAAACCGCAACCTTGA
- a CDS encoding tyrosine-type recombinase/integrase, whose product MRSVTAHDVLALMRRVEERGSPSVAIKLRQYISNVFQYAVITLRADTDPASVLRGSILKPPTENARPLSREELKRLLRQLPTYKSRRTVIAIRLLMMLFPRTIELCRARWEEIDLAAAEWKVPPEKIKARRLHIVPLPKCRGAA is encoded by the coding sequence ATGCGCTCCGTTACGGCCCACGACGTGCTCGCGTTGATGCGCCGTGTCGAAGAGCGCGGCTCCCCGTCTGTAGCAATCAAACTGCGCCAGTACATATCCAACGTGTTCCAGTATGCAGTGATCACGCTACGGGCAGATACAGATCCCGCATCCGTGTTGCGCGGATCGATCCTAAAGCCTCCAACAGAGAATGCTCGGCCGTTAAGCCGTGAAGAACTTAAGCGGCTGTTGCGACAGCTTCCAACCTATAAGAGCAGGAGAACCGTCATTGCGATTCGCCTGCTGATGATGCTGTTCCCACGAACAATTGAACTTTGTCGAGCGCGATGGGAAGAAATTGATTTGGCTGCTGCAGAGTGGAAGGTTCCCCCTGAAAAGATCAAAGCACGACGGTTGCACATCGTCCCTCTTCCCAAGTGTCGCGGGGCGGCGTAA
- a CDS encoding IS5-like element IS402 family transposase (programmed frameshift; IS402 and ISBcen20 are only about 92% identical at the nucleotide level, but their predicted transposase sequences are 99.6% identical. This BlastRule uses both transposase model sequences, but names based on similarity to IS402.) — MAKPIIDDELWTLIEPLLPPPKPRREKNPGRLPVSNRAALTGILFVLKTGLRWRDLPAEMGCGSGVTCWRRLRDWQAAGVWDRLHELLLAKLRAADQIDFSRAAVDSSSIRAVGAGPKTGPNPTDRARPGSKHHIVTDANGTPLAAILTGANVNDVTQLLPLIDAIPPIRGLRGHPLQRPRVVYADRGYDSERHRRALRDRGIEPVIAKRRTEHGSGLGKYRWVVERTHAWLHHFRRLRIRFERRADIHGAFLKLGCCLICWNTLRRADQSL; from the exons ATGGCCAAGCCGATCATCGACGATGAATTGTGGACACTGATCGAGCCGTTACTGCCGCCACCCAAGCCGCGGCGCGAGAAGAACCCGGGCCGCCTGCCTGTTTCGAATCGCGCCGCGCTGACCGGCATCCTGTTCGTTCTCAAGACCGGACTACGCTGGCGCGACCTGCCGGCCGAGATGGGATGCGGCTCGGGCGTGACATGTTGGCGCCGGCTGCGCGATTGGCAAGCAGCCGGTGTCTGGGATCGCTTGCACGAGCTACTGCTCGCAAAGCTGCGCGCAGCGGACCAGATCGACTTCTCACGAGCCGCCGTCGATTCATCATCGATTCGCGCCGTTGGGGCAGGCC CAAAAACTGGGCCAAACCCCACCGATCGCGCGCGACCCGGTTCCAAGCACCACATCGTCACCGACGCCAACGGTACGCCGCTCGCCGCGATCCTGACCGGCGCGAACGTCAACGACGTCACGCAATTGCTGCCGCTGATCGACGCGATTCCGCCGATCCGCGGATTGCGTGGCCACCCATTGCAGCGGCCGCGTGTGGTCTACGCGGATCGCGGTTACGACTCCGAGCGACATCGGCGCGCGTTGCGCGATCGCGGTATCGAGCCAGTGATCGCCAAGCGCCGTACCGAACATGGCAGCGGCCTTGGCAAATATCGCTGGGTCGTCGAACGCACGCATGCCTGGCTGCATCACTTCCGTCGTCTCCGTATTCGTTTCGAGCGCCGTGCAGACATTCACGGCGCGTTCCTCAAACTCGGTTGCTGTCTGATCTGCTGGAATACCCTTCGGCGGGCCGATCAGTCTTTATGA
- a CDS encoding Arm DNA-binding domain-containing protein, with the protein MPLTDVKIRQAKAGDKPTKLTDANGLYLEVRPSGSKLWRYRYRIAGKENLFAIGEYPAVSLQDARMARDDARALVKKGLHPSHARQEVLSARINEGKATFRVVSDEWLAKKQKTWTERHYGEILRMLEADAYP; encoded by the coding sequence TTGCCACTTACCGACGTCAAAATCCGACAAGCGAAGGCAGGCGACAAGCCTACCAAACTTACCGACGCCAATGGCCTGTATCTTGAGGTGCGTCCGTCCGGCTCCAAGCTCTGGCGATACCGATACAGGATTGCTGGGAAGGAGAACCTATTCGCAATCGGTGAATACCCGGCCGTCAGCCTCCAAGACGCGCGCATGGCGCGCGACGATGCGCGCGCACTCGTCAAGAAGGGACTGCATCCATCCCATGCACGACAAGAAGTGCTATCCGCGCGCATCAACGAAGGCAAAGCAACTTTCCGAGTCGTCAGCGATGAGTGGCTTGCGAAGAAGCAAAAGACGTGGACCGAGCGGCACTATGGCGAGATCCTGCGCATGCTTGAAGCAGATGCTTACCCTTAG
- a CDS encoding Dabb family protein — MIRHIVMWKLKESAEGATRAQNALKLKEKLEGCRDLVPGTLQIQVGVATPGLEATSDVVLVSDFTDQAALDAYQVHPVHQEVKKFVVAVAESRQCVDYLVDDAR; from the coding sequence GTGATCAGACATATTGTCATGTGGAAGTTGAAGGAATCGGCGGAAGGCGCGACGCGCGCGCAGAACGCGCTGAAGCTGAAGGAAAAGCTCGAAGGCTGCCGCGACCTCGTGCCGGGCACGCTGCAGATCCAGGTCGGTGTGGCGACGCCCGGCCTCGAAGCGACGTCCGACGTCGTGCTCGTGTCCGATTTCACGGACCAGGCCGCGCTCGACGCATACCAGGTGCACCCGGTTCACCAGGAAGTGAAGAAATTCGTCGTCGCCGTGGCCGAATCGCGCCAGTGCGTCGATTACCTCGTCGACGACGCACGATGA
- a CDS encoding PaaI family thioesterase → MSDAATPADSPSIESPFVDLLGVRLVSAKDGASEIVLPLEERHMNTWSIAHGGVTMTLADIALAMAARSLTDDGVGVVTVEMKVNFMQPGRGELRAYGRVMHRSTTMAYCEGEVRDSDGNFVAKALGTFKYMRRLAVGRDIKRQRSRTAPDAQPGPSDA, encoded by the coding sequence ATGAGCGACGCGGCAACCCCGGCGGACAGCCCGTCGATCGAAAGCCCGTTCGTTGACCTGCTCGGCGTGCGGCTCGTGTCCGCGAAGGACGGCGCGAGCGAGATCGTGCTGCCGCTCGAAGAGCGGCACATGAACACGTGGAGCATCGCGCACGGCGGCGTGACGATGACGCTTGCGGACATCGCGCTCGCGATGGCCGCGCGCAGCCTGACCGATGACGGCGTCGGCGTCGTCACGGTCGAGATGAAGGTGAACTTCATGCAGCCGGGCCGCGGCGAGTTGCGCGCGTACGGGCGCGTGATGCACCGCTCGACGACGATGGCCTACTGCGAAGGCGAAGTGCGCGACAGCGACGGCAACTTCGTCGCGAAGGCGCTCGGCACGTTCAAGTACATGCGGCGGCTCGCGGTAGGGCGCGACATCAAGCGACAACGCTCGCGCACGGCGCCGGACGCGCAACCCGGCCCGAGCGACGCGTAA
- a CDS encoding alpha/beta hydrolase: protein MPLNPKIAQVLDMIERAKRPSYHHQTPQQARAAYERSAPILDVAPAAMHSVEECVVPTRDGRTIGARLYLPVEPSLAEPLPALVYYHGGGFTVGSVDTHDALCRMFAHDAQCAVLSVGYRLAPEHRFPTAVNDADDALQWLHREAAAFGIDASRLAVGGDSAGGTLATVCAVLARDAGIGLALQMLIYPGVTGYQDTESHARLANGYLLTQDTIQWFFTQYVRDSADRDDWRFAPLDGTRGAPSFAGVAPAWIATAEYDPLNDEGAAYAEKLRAAGNRVTLVCYPGMIHEFFKMGGYVPEVRAAHADAVAALKAAFDDV, encoded by the coding sequence ATGCCGCTGAATCCGAAGATCGCCCAGGTGCTCGACATGATCGAGCGCGCGAAACGCCCGTCCTATCACCACCAGACGCCGCAGCAGGCGCGCGCCGCATACGAGAGGAGCGCGCCGATTCTCGACGTCGCACCGGCAGCGATGCATTCGGTCGAGGAATGCGTCGTGCCGACGCGCGACGGCCGCACGATCGGCGCGCGGCTGTACCTGCCGGTCGAGCCGAGTCTCGCGGAGCCGCTGCCCGCGCTCGTCTACTACCACGGCGGCGGTTTCACGGTCGGCAGCGTCGACACGCACGATGCGCTGTGCCGGATGTTCGCGCACGATGCGCAATGCGCGGTGCTGTCGGTCGGCTACCGGCTCGCGCCCGAACACCGGTTCCCGACCGCGGTGAACGATGCGGACGATGCGTTGCAGTGGCTGCATCGCGAAGCCGCCGCGTTCGGTATCGACGCGTCGCGGCTGGCGGTCGGCGGCGACAGCGCGGGCGGCACGCTCGCGACCGTCTGCGCGGTGCTCGCACGCGACGCGGGCATCGGTCTTGCGCTGCAGATGCTGATTTACCCGGGCGTGACGGGCTACCAGGACACCGAATCGCATGCGCGGCTCGCGAACGGCTACCTGCTGACGCAGGACACGATCCAGTGGTTCTTCACGCAATACGTGCGCGATTCGGCGGATCGCGACGACTGGCGCTTCGCGCCGCTCGACGGCACGCGCGGCGCGCCGTCGTTCGCGGGCGTCGCGCCGGCCTGGATCGCGACGGCCGAATACGATCCGCTGAACGACGAAGGCGCCGCGTATGCGGAGAAGCTGCGCGCGGCCGGCAACAGGGTTACGCTGGTCTGTTATCCGGGGATGATCCACGAATTCTTCAAGATGGGCGGCTACGTGCCCGAGGTGCGGGCCGCGCATGCCGATGCGGTCGCGGCGCTGAAGGCCGCATTCGACGACGTTTGA
- a CDS encoding GNAT family N-acetyltransferase, whose product MTDGVVETGDWTILGGDAARIRDAVFVREQRIPPEWELDDDDPLSLHAVAYRVDAVTGMRRAVATGRLLPSGTIGRVSVLADARGQGVGSAVLDALLAAARRRGEPVVRLYAQDSAVSFYLRHGFAAVGEPFVEAGVPHVEMMRAP is encoded by the coding sequence ATGACGGACGGCGTGGTGGAAACGGGCGACTGGACGATACTGGGCGGCGATGCCGCGCGCATCCGCGACGCGGTGTTCGTGCGCGAACAGCGGATTCCGCCGGAATGGGAGCTCGACGACGACGATCCGCTGTCGCTCCATGCGGTTGCTTACCGGGTCGACGCGGTGACGGGAATGCGCCGTGCGGTCGCGACGGGGAGGCTGCTGCCGTCCGGCACGATCGGCCGGGTCTCGGTGCTGGCCGACGCACGCGGGCAGGGTGTCGGGTCGGCCGTGCTGGACGCGCTGCTGGCGGCCGCGCGGCGGCGTGGCGAACCCGTCGTGCGGCTTTACGCGCAGGATTCGGCGGTGTCGTTCTATCTGCGGCACGGCTTCGCCGCGGTCGGGGAACCGTTCGTCGAAGCCGGCGTGCCGCACGTCGAGATGATGCGCGCGCCGTAG
- a CDS encoding NRDE family protein codes for MCLIAFDWQPDAAAGPVFTLTANRDEFFRRTSAPLSWWEDVPGVLAGRDLEAGGTWLGVSRDGRFAALTNYRAPFDIRAGAPTRGKLVSDFLGGPSVAPLDYLGQLAEHAAVYNGFNLLVGDWKRRELAWFCNRAPEGESAVAAPVAITPGVHALSNARLDTPWPKVVRKRAELGTLLTDNPTPSLDELIELMRDPHVADDDALPHTGIPIERERALSAAFIETPEYGTRGTTALRVTMKEGLRLTVEIKERCDDDGSHRTVRPGTFERAVTFDIDATRPR; via the coding sequence ATGTGTCTGATCGCCTTCGACTGGCAGCCTGACGCCGCCGCCGGTCCCGTCTTTACCCTGACCGCCAACCGCGACGAGTTCTTTCGTCGCACGAGCGCGCCGCTCTCATGGTGGGAAGATGTACCGGGCGTGCTGGCCGGCCGCGATCTCGAAGCCGGCGGCACGTGGCTCGGCGTATCGCGCGACGGCCGCTTCGCCGCGCTGACGAACTACCGCGCGCCGTTCGACATCCGCGCGGGTGCGCCGACCCGCGGCAAGCTCGTATCCGATTTCCTCGGCGGCCCGTCCGTCGCGCCGCTCGACTATCTCGGGCAATTGGCCGAGCACGCGGCCGTGTACAACGGCTTCAACCTGCTCGTCGGCGACTGGAAGCGGCGCGAACTCGCGTGGTTCTGCAACCGCGCGCCCGAAGGCGAGAGCGCGGTTGCCGCACCCGTCGCGATCACGCCCGGCGTGCATGCGCTGTCGAATGCGCGGCTCGATACACCCTGGCCGAAAGTGGTGCGCAAGCGCGCGGAGCTCGGCACGCTGCTCACCGACAATCCGACCCCGTCGCTCGACGAGTTGATCGAGCTGATGCGCGACCCGCATGTCGCGGACGACGACGCGCTGCCGCACACGGGCATCCCGATCGAGCGCGAGCGTGCGCTGTCGGCCGCGTTCATCGAAACGCCCGAATACGGCACGCGCGGCACGACCGCGCTGCGCGTCACGATGAAGGAAGGCTTGCGGCTGACGGTCGAGATCAAGGAGCGCTGCGACGACGACGGCTCGCACCGCACCGTCCGCCCGGGCACGTTCGAGCGCGCGGTCACGTTCGATATCGACGCGACGCGCCCGCGCTGA
- a CDS encoding YgfZ/GcvT domain-containing protein: protein MSTPFASPAAQAAPASLPVFPRPSAADFDAPGACMPLPQFGVIDVAGDDAATFLHSQLTNDIEHLDAGSARLSGYCSPKGRLLGSFLAWRAGHGVRLLVSKDVQPAVQKRLSMFVLRAKAKLTDASDTLAVAGFAGDVRDALSGIFDALPDGVHVKVDGPAGALIRVPDAAGRKRYLWIGPRAEVDARLAALAGTLPVVSPAVWDWLDVRAGEPRITQPAVEQFVPQMVNFDVIGAVNFRKGCYPGQEIVARSQYRGTIKRRTALAHVAGDTDTVHAGVELFHSDDPGQPCGMIVNAAAAPAGGVDALVEIKLAALDNGTVHLGSADGPALAFDALPYAWPTEV from the coding sequence ATGAGCACACCGTTCGCTTCACCGGCTGCCCAGGCCGCACCTGCCTCGCTCCCCGTTTTCCCCCGCCCGTCCGCCGCCGATTTCGACGCGCCGGGCGCCTGCATGCCGCTGCCGCAGTTCGGCGTGATCGACGTGGCCGGCGACGACGCCGCGACGTTCCTGCACAGCCAGCTGACCAACGACATCGAACATCTCGATGCCGGGAGCGCACGGCTGTCCGGCTATTGCTCGCCGAAGGGGCGGCTCCTCGGGTCGTTCCTCGCATGGCGTGCCGGCCACGGCGTGCGCCTGCTGGTGTCGAAGGACGTGCAGCCCGCCGTGCAGAAACGGCTGTCGATGTTCGTGCTGCGCGCGAAGGCCAAGCTCACCGATGCGAGCGACACGCTCGCAGTGGCGGGCTTCGCGGGCGACGTGCGCGACGCGCTGTCGGGCATCTTCGACGCGCTGCCGGACGGCGTGCACGTGAAGGTCGACGGCCCGGCCGGCGCGCTGATCCGCGTGCCCGATGCCGCCGGCCGCAAGCGCTACCTGTGGATCGGCCCGCGTGCGGAAGTCGACGCGCGCCTCGCCGCGCTCGCCGGCACGCTGCCGGTCGTGTCGCCGGCCGTGTGGGACTGGCTCGACGTTCGCGCGGGCGAGCCGCGCATCACGCAGCCGGCGGTCGAGCAGTTCGTGCCGCAGATGGTCAACTTCGACGTGATCGGCGCCGTTAACTTCCGCAAGGGGTGCTACCCGGGCCAGGAAATCGTCGCGCGCAGCCAGTACCGCGGCACGATCAAGCGCCGCACCGCGCTCGCGCACGTCGCCGGCGACACCGATACCGTGCATGCCGGCGTCGAACTGTTCCACAGCGACGATCCCGGCCAGCCGTGCGGGATGATCGTCAACGCGGCCGCCGCGCCCGCGGGCGGCGTCGACGCGCTCGTCGAGATCAAGCTCGCCGCGCTCGACAACGGCACCGTGCACCTCGGTTCGGCCGACGGCCCGGCACTCGCGTTCGACGCGCTTCCGTACGCTTGGCCCACGGAAGTGTGA